From the genome of Plectropomus leopardus isolate mb chromosome 13, YSFRI_Pleo_2.0, whole genome shotgun sequence, one region includes:
- the si:dkey-175m17.7 gene encoding dual specificity protein phosphatase 10: MGLRNLGGCLSTASTSNTSSSNSTVSDCRASLFKPLRCASCSGEAGNFESPAILRKKLVGGCLPCTPLSSSAPLRAIQSCVTGCNPKASQTGSSTCSYCSSDPIVVTFNPRRGKPPGRSVGGAHPMGMFQADDDDYSVRTIWPEELAKKMTHSKAQKNHCAGIGVRVGKTCAAQNGSNGTGLALLDCQNLQEYAHSQLTDRAGRRRLQQGKMAALDFMSRRSGSGYDEGQNSLKRLLNKAEDGTEQDGDAAYLHSPSPRSASPPSPVSFSPPPSAPTTLIKPKPWQRDRDGGGHSLPSAQSLHLALNSLNREQDEENSRMHLSLPLSSSLPASLSDETVMTPDAENAVVSPILPFLFLGNERDAQDLDLLLRLNIGYVVNVTTHLPLYHVNSGLRYKRLPATDNSKQNLRQYFEEVFEFIEEAYQSGQGVLVHCQAGVSRSATIVIAYLMKHTLMTMTDAYKYVRSRRPVVSPNLNFMGQLLEFERDLNSGVTPRILMPKLNGVETQV; encoded by the exons TCCTGCAATCCTTCGCAAAAAGCTAGTCGGGGGATGCCTGCCCTGTACCCCGCTGTCCTCCTCCGCGCCTCTGCGGGCGATTCAAAGCTGCGTCACGGGCTGCAACCCCAAAGCCTCTCAGACAGGCAGCTCCACCTGCAGCTACTGCAGCAGCGACCCCATAGTGGTGACATTTAACCCTCGCAGAGGCAAACCGCCTGGAAGAAGTGTCGGAGGAGCTCATCCAATGGGTATGTTTCAAGCTGATGACGATGACTACAGCGTGCGTACCATCTGGCCTGAAGAGCTGGCCAAGAAGATGACCCATTCGAAAGCCCAAAAGAATCACTGTGCCGGGATCGGAGTCAGAGTCGGGAAGACGTGTGCAGCCCAGAACGGCAGTAATGGAACAGGCCTCGCCCTCCTGGACTGTCAAAACCTCCAGGAATATGCACACTCTCAACTAACAGATCGCGCAGGCAGACGGCGTCTTCAGCAAGGGAAAATGGCTGCCCTCGATTTTATGAGCCGCAGATCGGGATCCGGGTACGACGAAGGCCAGAACTCGCTCAAGAGGCTCCTTAACAAAGCTGAAGATGGAACAGAGCAAGACGGAGACGCAGCATATCTACATTCCCCCTCTCCCCGCTCTGCATCCCCGCCGTCCCCTGTGTCCTTTTCGCCTCCGCCGTCCGCCCCCACCACGCTCATCAAACCCAAACCCtggcagagagacagggacGGAGGAGGACATTCCCTGCCGTCGGCTCAGTCACTTCACCTGGCCCTCAACTCCCTGAACAGAGAGCAGGACGAGGAAAACAGCAGAA TGCACCTTTCTCTgccgctctcctcctctctaccGGCCTCTCTGTCTGATGAGACCGTGATGACACCTGATGCCGAGAACGCCGTGGTCAGTCCCATCCTGCCCTTCCTGTTTCTGGGGAACGAAAGAGATGCCCAGGACCTGGACCTGCTGCTGCGCCTCAACATTGGCTACGTGGTCAACGTGACAACGCACCTGCCGCTCTACCACGTCAACTCTGGGCTGCGCTACAAAAGGCTGCCAGCCACTGATAACAGCAAGCAAAACCTCCGACAGTACTTTGAGGAGGTTTTCGAGTTCATTG AGGAGGCATATCAGAGTGGACAGGGAGTGTTGGTACACTGCCAGGCGGGCGTGTCCCGTTCTGCAACAATTGTCATCGCCTACCTTATGAAGCACACCCTCATGACAATGACAGATGCTTACAAGTATGTGCGGAGCCGTCGTCCCGTGGTGTCCCCGAATCTAAACTTCATGGGCCAGCTTCTGGAGTTCGAGAGGGACCTCAACTCCGGGGTGACTCCTCGCATCCTGATGCCTAAACTCAACGGCGTGGAGACGCAGGTGTGA